In one window of Polynucleobacter sp. AM-7D1 DNA:
- the dnaX gene encoding DNA polymerase III subunit gamma/tau: MTALALARSWRPKTFSQLVGQDHVVKALTHALDQGRLHHAWLFTGTRGVGKTTIARIIAKALNCVGEDGQGQMTSTPCGKCASCVAIDSGSSVDYIEMDAASNRKVEEITPLLESAAYSPSGSRFKIFMIDEVHMLTNHAFNAMLKTLEEPPEHVKFILATTDPQKIPVTILSRCLQFNLKQMPVPLIVEHLEKVLAAENVECETNALRVLAKAAQGSMRDALSLTDQAIAYAAGKVSEEAVRGMLGTLDDAYLIRILDSLIAKDGATLLAISNEMGERSMSFSLALADLSSLIQKIAAAQIVPESVLEDWPEAAEIRRLASALTKEEAQLFYQISITSRPDLSLAPDEQTGFAMTLLRMLAFRPGNETPGRVGNSAPPVASAPRPSAPANQTAAPVRSAPAASTPAAAKPAAAAPAVPAPVATASAANRPDWHSLMRQLPVKGLVQQLAFQTELQDWEDSPVGVRATVVTPMPQLASEASIGRLADALTAHFGKPIKVIIEKGEVEGKTVAKVDAQIHQEKRQNAEQMIAQDPFIQQLEKEFGAKVVGGSVKPL; the protein is encoded by the coding sequence ATGACAGCATTGGCTTTAGCCCGTTCGTGGCGCCCTAAAACTTTCTCCCAATTGGTAGGACAAGACCATGTGGTTAAGGCATTAACCCATGCCTTAGACCAAGGTCGACTACACCACGCTTGGCTCTTTACAGGCACTCGTGGGGTCGGAAAGACCACCATTGCCCGAATTATTGCTAAAGCACTCAATTGTGTTGGCGAGGATGGTCAGGGTCAAATGACCTCCACGCCGTGTGGAAAATGCGCGTCTTGCGTTGCTATTGATAGTGGTAGTTCCGTCGATTACATTGAAATGGATGCGGCGAGTAATCGCAAGGTCGAGGAAATAACCCCTTTACTTGAAAGCGCAGCTTATTCGCCTTCGGGTTCTCGTTTCAAGATATTCATGATTGACGAGGTGCACATGCTCACCAATCATGCCTTTAATGCCATGCTCAAGACGCTCGAAGAGCCGCCTGAGCATGTGAAGTTCATACTTGCAACTACTGATCCACAAAAGATTCCAGTTACCATTTTGTCCCGTTGCTTGCAGTTCAATCTCAAGCAAATGCCTGTTCCGCTCATCGTTGAGCATTTAGAAAAAGTACTTGCCGCAGAAAACGTTGAATGTGAAACCAATGCACTGCGTGTTTTGGCAAAAGCAGCGCAAGGTTCTATGCGCGATGCTTTGTCACTGACGGATCAAGCGATTGCTTATGCCGCTGGCAAAGTATCTGAAGAGGCAGTACGTGGCATGCTCGGCACACTCGATGATGCCTACCTCATCAGAATTTTGGATTCATTGATTGCTAAAGATGGTGCGACATTATTAGCTATCTCCAATGAGATGGGTGAGCGCAGTATGTCTTTCTCATTAGCGCTGGCAGATTTATCGAGCCTGATTCAGAAAATCGCAGCTGCACAAATTGTTCCGGAATCTGTACTAGAAGACTGGCCAGAAGCGGCAGAGATTCGTCGCTTAGCTAGCGCACTGACAAAAGAAGAAGCCCAGTTGTTCTACCAAATTAGTATTACTAGCCGTCCCGATTTATCGCTAGCTCCAGATGAGCAAACTGGCTTTGCTATGACTCTTCTGCGGATGCTAGCTTTTCGTCCCGGAAATGAAACTCCAGGTAGGGTAGGTAATTCAGCGCCTCCAGTAGCGTCAGCACCAAGACCTTCCGCACCAGCAAATCAAACTGCTGCCCCAGTAAGGTCTGCGCCTGCGGCATCTACTCCAGCCGCAGCTAAACCTGCTGCCGCAGCTCCAGCAGTTCCTGCACCAGTCGCTACTGCATCTGCGGCTAATCGTCCAGACTGGCATTCCTTAATGCGCCAGTTGCCGGTTAAAGGCTTAGTTCAGCAGTTAGCATTTCAGACGGAGTTGCAAGATTGGGAAGATTCACCGGTAGGTGTGCGCGCCACGGTTGTAACGCCGATGCCGCAACTGGCATCCGAAGCTTCTATTGGCCGTCTTGCAGATGCATTAACAGCACACTTTGGCAAACCCATCAAAGTCATTATCGAGAAGGGTGAAGTTGAGGGTAAGACAGTGGCCAAAGTAGATGCTCAGATTCATCAAGAGAAAAGACAAAATGCAGAGCAGATGATTGCGCAAGATCCATTTATTCAGCAATTAGAAAAAGAGTTTGGAGCCAAGGTTGTCGGTGGCTCCGTGAAGCCTCTTTGA
- a CDS encoding type II toxin-antitoxin system RelE/ParE family toxin, producing the protein MRVLTTPRFDRAIKKISPAEKKALDSAVKDIISKPFVGEMKKGDLLGVQVYKFRHLHQQMLLAYSVSLDGTQIALIGYGVHENFYRDLKR; encoded by the coding sequence ATGAGGGTATTAACAACCCCTCGATTTGATCGAGCTATTAAGAAAATTTCTCCCGCCGAAAAGAAGGCCCTTGATTCAGCGGTTAAAGATATTATCTCCAAGCCATTTGTTGGGGAGATGAAGAAGGGTGATTTGTTGGGTGTGCAGGTTTATAAGTTTCGCCATCTCCATCAACAAATGTTGTTGGCATACTCGGTTAGTCTGGATGGAACTCAAATCGCATTAATTGGCTATGGAGTTCATGAAAATTTTTATCGAGACCTTAAGCGATAG
- the recR gene encoding recombination mediator RecR: MARQEAPQDALGRLIEALRVLPGVGPKSAQRMAFYLLQHDRNGAAVLAQSLGEAVETVGHCARCNTFSETQICVTCNDDRRDPSLLCIVETPADQVMVEQTLSFKGNYFVLMGRISPLDGMGPNEIHFDRLLARIEAPDTGVPVREVVLATNFTSEGEATAHYIGEVLKSKGIKVTRIARGIPVGGELEYVDAGTLARALMDRR, encoded by the coding sequence ATGGCACGTCAAGAAGCTCCGCAAGATGCCCTTGGTCGTTTGATCGAGGCATTGCGTGTATTGCCTGGCGTAGGCCCCAAGTCTGCTCAGCGCATGGCTTTTTATTTGCTTCAGCATGATCGCAATGGTGCTGCAGTGCTTGCTCAGTCATTGGGTGAAGCAGTAGAGACTGTAGGTCACTGTGCCCGTTGTAATACTTTCTCCGAAACCCAAATCTGCGTAACTTGTAACGATGATCGTCGTGATCCATCCTTGCTGTGTATTGTGGAAACCCCCGCTGACCAAGTGATGGTCGAGCAGACTTTGAGTTTCAAAGGTAATTACTTCGTATTAATGGGTCGCATCTCACCACTTGATGGCATGGGCCCTAATGAAATTCATTTTGATCGACTGCTAGCTCGCATTGAAGCTCCTGATACTGGAGTGCCAGTGCGAGAAGTTGTTCTGGCAACGAATTTCACTAGTGAAGGTGAGGCCACAGCCCACTACATTGGTGAAGTGCTCAAATCCAAAGGTATTAAAGTCACCAGAATTGCAAGAGGTATTCCGGTGGGTGGTGAGCTTGAGTATGTGGATGCGGGCACATTAGCCAGGGCGCTGATGGATCGGCGCTAA
- a CDS encoding helix-turn-helix transcriptional regulator: MITSGQIRAARSLLKWTGKELAEFSGVAFSTLMRLETGEGVPAAQAKTLDSIQKAFEKAGLEFIGSPEDGAGVRWKSKK; this comes from the coding sequence TTGATTACAAGTGGTCAAATTCGCGCAGCGCGTTCATTACTCAAATGGACCGGAAAAGAACTTGCCGAATTCTCTGGCGTAGCTTTTTCTACGTTGATGCGCCTTGAAACAGGCGAGGGCGTGCCAGCTGCTCAGGCAAAGACGCTTGACTCAATTCAAAAAGCATTTGAAAAAGCAGGGCTTGAATTCATCGGCAGCCCAGAAGACGGCGCTGGCGTACGCTGGAAATCTAAGAAATAG
- a CDS encoding YqaJ viral recombinase family protein: MNQDFTQDRTKYIGGSDIGAILGLSKFRTPLEVWMEKTGKEVRHLDTLPLRFGSFAEEFVASEYARATGFELLHDESIYIHPTHPMMSAHVDRFVLGNGLSKPATRLLECKTANPFARGEWGEPGTDQVPMSYLCQCIWYMAITGIEQCDLAVLFGNSDFRIYEIERDLELEALVIEKAMRFWNDYILKDIPPPAQTEGDYQALFKKSNPSKTIEANPKTVELIRQLQSLSKQSGDMDERIAQIKQHIMNEMKEAEILSYKGNVIATWKAPKPSFRLDGKRLEAEEKEIYERYKMQIQNSRRLVIKSLDI, from the coding sequence ATGAATCAAGATTTTACACAGGATCGCACGAAATACATAGGCGGTTCTGATATTGGCGCAATTCTAGGGCTTTCTAAGTTCCGCACGCCGCTTGAGGTCTGGATGGAAAAGACAGGTAAAGAAGTAAGGCATCTCGACACCCTACCCCTGCGTTTTGGATCCTTTGCAGAAGAGTTTGTTGCCAGTGAATACGCCAGAGCTACCGGCTTTGAACTTCTTCATGATGAGTCCATCTATATCCACCCCACTCACCCCATGATGAGTGCGCATGTAGATCGATTTGTATTAGGTAATGGACTAAGCAAGCCTGCAACTCGCCTCTTGGAGTGCAAGACAGCAAATCCTTTTGCTAGAGGTGAATGGGGAGAGCCAGGCACTGATCAGGTGCCCATGAGTTATCTGTGTCAATGCATTTGGTATATGGCCATTACCGGTATTGAGCAATGCGACCTTGCAGTGCTCTTTGGTAATAGTGATTTTCGGATTTATGAAATAGAGCGTGATCTGGAATTAGAAGCGCTTGTCATTGAAAAGGCAATGCGCTTTTGGAATGATTACATTCTTAAAGACATTCCACCTCCAGCCCAAACAGAGGGCGACTATCAAGCGCTCTTTAAAAAGAGCAATCCTTCTAAAACAATAGAAGCCAATCCAAAGACAGTGGAGCTCATACGGCAGTTGCAATCATTGAGTAAGCAAAGCGGTGATATGGATGAACGGATTGCACAAATAAAGCAGCACATCATGAATGAGATGAAAGAAGCGGAAATTCTCAGCTATAAAGGCAATGTGATTGCGACCTGGAAAGCCCCAAAGCCTAGCTTTCGATTAGATGGCAAACGATTAGAGGCGGAAGAGAAGGAAATCTATGAGCGCTACAAGATGCAGATTCAAAACAGCAGGCGCCTAGTGATTAAAAGCTTGGATATATAG
- a CDS encoding ParD-like family protein: MAIAIKLSDILVEDAKPYAQAMHRSVPKQIEYWARLGKVAEENPDLPINMLQDMLVSIEEVKAGNLSPYKFG; encoded by the coding sequence ATGGCTATAGCAATCAAGTTATCGGATATATTGGTGGAAGACGCCAAGCCCTATGCTCAGGCAATGCATAGATCAGTACCTAAGCAAATTGAGTACTGGGCTCGCTTGGGTAAGGTCGCTGAAGAGAATCCTGATCTACCCATCAACATGCTTCAAGATATGCTCGTAAGTATTGAAGAGGTAAAAGCTGGCAATCTTTCCCCATATAAATTCGGATGA
- a CDS encoding MerR family transcriptional regulator, with protein MGFFINEHQHFSGNATDLANLASQCAHYLQLPGDLDKINERIVRYYVAEGLVARPERIGRDAQYGYKHLLQFLAGRLLVENGYPMQKVAPYLMSENLDKLETLVMTKTVPSMAEILVASFQNPGAQQTKRSQLERPHPSKDSIRNVASTRRDSQRLSFMEQIEKAEQRSQDSMSFSISNSISDAVEQVSHSYDSMDEMVDLGQQSKTNEQLIAIGETLKAGMHDIYKRQGESTQALRAQIEELRQELERTRFDMEGDRMRSFTHFEILQKEIQHQNLLIEEILNQLLAANAQQCKGKENE; from the coding sequence ATGGGTTTTTTTATTAACGAGCACCAGCATTTCAGTGGCAATGCCACCGACTTGGCCAACCTTGCCAGTCAGTGCGCCCATTACCTCCAATTACCTGGGGACCTAGACAAAATCAATGAACGCATCGTGCGCTATTACGTAGCAGAAGGCTTAGTAGCGCGTCCTGAACGTATCGGCCGCGATGCCCAGTATGGCTACAAACACCTGCTGCAATTTTTAGCGGGCAGGCTCTTGGTTGAAAACGGTTACCCCATGCAAAAGGTTGCGCCGTATCTCATGTCGGAAAATTTGGACAAACTCGAAACCCTGGTCATGACCAAAACAGTACCAAGCATGGCTGAGATCTTGGTTGCTTCATTTCAAAATCCTGGGGCGCAGCAAACAAAGCGCAGTCAATTAGAGCGACCTCATCCATCCAAAGACAGCATCAGAAATGTCGCAAGCACTCGCCGCGATAGTCAAAGACTGTCTTTTATGGAGCAAATAGAAAAAGCAGAACAGCGCAGCCAAGACAGTATGTCGTTTTCAATCAGCAACAGTATTTCTGATGCAGTTGAACAGGTATCTCACTCGTACGACAGCATGGATGAGATGGTTGACCTTGGTCAACAATCCAAAACTAATGAGCAGCTCATCGCAATTGGCGAAACACTTAAAGCCGGAATGCATGACATCTACAAGCGGCAAGGGGAGAGTACGCAGGCCTTGCGTGCGCAGATAGAGGAATTAAGGCAAGAGCTAGAGCGAACGCGATTCGATATGGAGGGAGATCGAATGCGATCCTTCACACATTTTGAAATTCTGCAAAAAGAAATTCAACACCAAAATTTATTAATAGAAGAAATACTGAATCAACTACTGGCTGCAAATGCGCAGCAATGCAAAGGAAAAGAAAATGAGTAA
- a CDS encoding VWA domain-containing protein, with product MSNANNNAQNNTNAAGQGLEVILDLRKDVIASNAGHSLDLLVRLRAPLLTGEVKRTPLAISLVIDRSGSMGGRKIEEAKRCALDLLGRLDDEDKVSLVVYDTAIDVLVETMPVRLARTLMPMRLLEVEARGGTALHAGWLKGAETLAPTAGSGMMSRVILLSDGEANHGIVDTQQICDQVRELASAGVTTSTVGIGVDFNEELMTAIANAGQGNSWYGERVEDLAESFDAEMGFLANLAFQDVRVKLDTPLLARMGQIQVRNDYIQNGKGQYCLPSIAAGSEVWMAISLSMNEVIHLQDANSVLTCTINLKDKQGKEQQCQVKLPAMPVVGLPEYRMATENELVARRFNEVESAEIQREARRHVQNRNWDAVEGLVRQLEDRAHNNPWLQETVKYLRKLLDRRDSGLMEKELMYSSSKMMNRVADLNDSMMFCMDEESVKPAYMRKKVSQGRNTDSQGDVQK from the coding sequence ATGAGTAACGCAAATAACAACGCACAGAACAACACCAACGCTGCTGGCCAAGGCCTAGAAGTGATTCTGGATCTTCGTAAAGATGTTATTGCGAGTAACGCTGGGCATAGCTTAGATCTTCTGGTGCGATTGCGCGCTCCTTTGCTAACGGGTGAAGTCAAACGTACCCCTTTAGCAATCTCTTTAGTCATTGACCGTTCAGGTTCCATGGGTGGCAGAAAGATTGAAGAGGCAAAACGCTGCGCACTCGATTTATTGGGACGCTTAGATGATGAAGATAAGGTATCACTTGTTGTCTATGACACGGCCATTGATGTCTTAGTAGAGACGATGCCCGTGCGCTTAGCGCGCACACTTATGCCAATGCGTTTATTAGAAGTTGAAGCGAGAGGTGGCACAGCATTGCATGCTGGTTGGCTCAAAGGTGCTGAGACATTAGCACCGACAGCCGGTAGTGGCATGATGAGTCGCGTGATTTTATTGTCTGATGGTGAGGCTAATCACGGTATTGTCGATACCCAGCAAATTTGCGATCAGGTGCGCGAATTAGCTAGTGCTGGAGTCACCACTTCAACCGTCGGCATTGGCGTCGACTTTAATGAAGAGCTCATGACCGCCATTGCCAATGCTGGTCAAGGCAATTCTTGGTACGGTGAGCGCGTGGAAGACTTAGCAGAATCCTTTGATGCAGAGATGGGCTTTTTGGCTAACCTGGCATTTCAAGATGTACGCGTGAAGTTAGATACCCCCTTATTAGCACGCATGGGTCAAATTCAAGTGCGCAATGACTATATTCAAAATGGTAAGGGGCAGTATTGCTTGCCTTCGATTGCTGCCGGTTCTGAAGTGTGGATGGCGATTTCACTTTCGATGAATGAAGTTATTCACCTGCAAGACGCTAATTCAGTTCTCACATGCACTATCAATTTGAAAGACAAGCAGGGTAAAGAGCAGCAATGCCAGGTCAAATTACCCGCCATGCCAGTAGTCGGTTTACCTGAGTACCGGATGGCAACAGAAAATGAACTGGTCGCGCGTCGCTTTAATGAAGTTGAATCCGCTGAAATTCAACGTGAAGCGCGCCGCCATGTGCAAAACCGCAACTGGGATGCTGTAGAGGGGTTAGTGCGTCAATTAGAGGATCGGGCGCACAACAATCCGTGGCTGCAAGAAACCGTGAAGTACTTACGTAAATTACTAGATCGCCGTGATTCTGGTTTGATGGAAAAAGAATTGATGTATTCGTCAAGCAAGATGATGAACCGAGTGGCCGATCTGAATGACAGCATGATGTTTTGTATGGATGAAGAGTCGGTTAAACCGGCGTATATGCGCAAGAAGGTCAGTCAAGGGCGCAATACCGATTCACAAGGTGATGTGCAAAAGTAA
- a CDS encoding YbaB/EbfC family nucleoid-associated protein, which translates to MMKGGLAGLMKQAQQMQEKMKVAQEQLAALEVTGQAAGGLVKVSISGKYEMKRVQIDPGAMDDREMLEDLLVTAYTDAFKQVEAANAQVMSGATAGMPMPPGFKLPF; encoded by the coding sequence ATGATGAAAGGCGGCCTTGCGGGTTTGATGAAACAAGCCCAGCAGATGCAAGAGAAGATGAAGGTAGCGCAAGAGCAATTGGCTGCGCTTGAAGTCACTGGCCAAGCGGCTGGTGGCTTAGTCAAAGTGAGTATCTCTGGCAAATATGAGATGAAGCGCGTGCAGATCGATCCAGGTGCAATGGATGATCGTGAAATGCTCGAAGACTTATTGGTTACCGCCTATACAGATGCATTCAAACAAGTAGAGGCTGCTAATGCACAAGTGATGTCTGGTGCTACTGCTGGTATGCCGATGCCTCCTGGATTTAAGCTGCCGTTTTAA
- a CDS encoding carbohydrate porin, translated as MTHKSFRLLPCLLVAFCSTTAIAQKAGSGSDQIASFASPIEGVPTEGGLWGMPVNLHGQTTYVNQRYNNFNSSYSGQNSLNAQSSMSYTWSGTLFMGARLAPNTDVYFNPEVISGVPFSGLVGLGGFTNGEGSKATGTQAKFYSARAFARHTINQEGDKVVLENEANQITQTVSSNRVVLTGGQFSTLDIFDDSRYAKDPRIQFMNWGNMTYLAYDYAADARGYSWGLAGEWYLDNWVMRASRMLAPKSPNGRDLNWQIFNTYGDQVEVERQHNIADLPGKVSVLAYRNKMILARFSDATNYIDQDPNARQGTQAINNVRNNMQIKTGIGIHGEQALTKDLGIYGRAFTSDGQTETMSFTEADNSISIGMGMNGTSWKRPKDSIGISAMQNGLSSYRRGYLQAGGVSYFIGDYASPSQTISYSPERIGEIYYNATVIKNMLAGLNLQHIINPAYNSARGPVKILSFRVHAEF; from the coding sequence ATGACCCACAAATCCTTTCGACTTCTGCCTTGCTTGCTTGTTGCCTTTTGCAGCACAACTGCTATCGCCCAGAAGGCGGGATCGGGTTCAGATCAGATTGCAAGTTTCGCCTCTCCGATTGAGGGTGTGCCTACTGAGGGAGGTCTATGGGGTATGCCCGTCAATCTTCACGGGCAAACAACTTACGTTAATCAGCGCTACAACAATTTCAATTCATCTTATTCTGGGCAGAATAGTTTGAACGCTCAAAGCTCGATGAGCTATACCTGGTCGGGTACTTTATTCATGGGTGCACGCCTAGCACCCAATACCGATGTCTACTTCAATCCGGAAGTGATTTCTGGTGTGCCGTTTTCTGGATTAGTTGGTCTTGGTGGCTTTACCAACGGTGAGGGTAGTAAAGCAACAGGAACGCAGGCCAAGTTCTATTCTGCTCGTGCATTTGCGCGCCATACGATCAATCAAGAGGGTGACAAAGTCGTTCTTGAGAATGAAGCCAATCAAATTACACAAACCGTGAGTAGTAATCGCGTGGTGCTTACTGGCGGCCAGTTCTCCACACTTGATATTTTTGATGACAGCCGTTATGCCAAAGACCCACGCATTCAGTTTATGAATTGGGGCAATATGACCTATCTCGCTTACGACTATGCAGCTGATGCAAGAGGTTATAGCTGGGGCTTGGCAGGGGAGTGGTATTTGGATAACTGGGTGATGCGTGCCTCACGCATGCTCGCTCCCAAATCACCCAATGGTCGTGATCTCAATTGGCAAATCTTTAATACCTATGGTGATCAAGTAGAAGTAGAGCGCCAGCACAATATTGCCGATCTACCAGGCAAGGTCAGCGTCTTGGCTTATCGCAACAAAATGATCTTGGCACGTTTCTCAGACGCCACCAATTACATTGACCAGGACCCCAATGCTCGCCAAGGCACCCAAGCAATTAACAATGTCCGCAACAATATGCAAATCAAAACGGGTATTGGCATACATGGCGAGCAGGCTTTGACCAAAGATCTTGGTATCTATGGTCGTGCCTTCACATCCGACGGTCAGACTGAAACGATGTCATTTACTGAAGCAGACAACTCCATCTCTATTGGTATGGGCATGAATGGCACAAGTTGGAAGCGCCCCAAAGACAGTATTGGTATCTCTGCCATGCAAAATGGTTTGTCGAGCTACCGCCGTGGTTACTTGCAAGCTGGTGGTGTGTCTTATTTTATTGGTGACTACGCTAGTCCCAGCCAAACGATTTCTTATTCACCTGAGCGCATCGGTGAGATCTATTACAACGCCACGGTGATTAAGAACATGCTCGCCGGTTTGAACTTGCAGCACATCATCAATCCAGCCTATAACTCTGCCCGCGGACCGGTCAAGATCCTATCTTTCAGGGTTCATGCTGAATTCTAG